Proteins from one Triticum aestivum cultivar Chinese Spring chromosome 7A, IWGSC CS RefSeq v2.1, whole genome shotgun sequence genomic window:
- the LOC123149820 gene encoding chromatin structure-remodeling complex protein SYD isoform X2: MASSQHVEVEAAKLLQKLILESKDEPAKLATKLYVICQHMKLSGKEQSLPYQVISRAMETVVSQHGIDMDALRSSRVPFAGGPQAVDSSGVMSKDKEIIGGQSSMVGSDASQSSGQAALWHLPPDMARPGVYIPGRVPAGQNRGDVAGSDIHQGSMSQKSGRSSGVESPASLQMEDTRSMNSHDSLKSDEKTSKKASSSKRKRMDSKAAGDMQSEENSKSDGISSGQNIRKRKQVGKAGAQGQPSRGAEPEQSHILQGATAQVPPLPGGASFFRAHQEGPPASAGRTIDNTKPSNPFAMSQVSNFAEGLASGSIPTELQKSILGGTNMFNTGFGWNQSSQGSAIKNTQGSVANLMRPGVKVEGKINVGSQGAFNPTPTSQMDFPKIPPYMSSSFGGGSQFLDKGKDSASGNTGTELHSAAKVGVNMGIVHGSPMQERQNITRAPQRAESSLQEARLSSLPNRNVGPYQTSHISPNTPFKEQQLKQLRAQCLVFLAFRNNMQPRKVHLEIALGGGPTAEGGGAGQGGNESRVADGSVRENGNSQENSAIFGSQSDMSRLPSTSAGSIAEADSSLKDSEIKKKINIAEHEKSSMEMENIQQAVMQGTGSSSEMRSQEIASPVPSGPQQSYFQGDKRRNAPEAYRTDAENLNRNLSFGGQGPSSLGGNRQHPNFEAAVLTKDRLQDEASKESYPPSRLHHMPIDGYNSNLPGKDLTPDTDRNEVEHCTQMGEMSDRSADEGDDDLFEHDDFASTPPKYTMTEKWIVDYQKRKYGENEKKVLEQQSAHKRMSASYQKLKESVSSSEDLTAKTKSVIELKKLQLLSLQRRVRSEFLSDFFKPNTADLERVKAVKKHRHGRRVKQLEKIEQKMKEERQKRIRERQKEFFADIESHRERLEDSFKAKRERLKGFNRYIKEFHKRKERIHREKLDRIQREKINLLKNNDVEGYLRMVQDAKSDRVKQLLRETEKYLQKLGAKLRGDSSMDGRSYVSGKGVTANDVEDESYQPQNYLESNEKYYQLAHSVKEIVNDQPTYLNGGKLREYQMNGLRWLVSLYNNNLNGILADEMGLGKTVQVISLLCYLMETKNDRGPFLVVVPSSVLSGWVSELNFWAPSINKIAYFGPPEERRRLFKEMIVQQKFNVLLTTYEYLMNKHDRPKLSKIQWHYIIIDEGHRIKNASCKLNADLKLYRSSHRLLLTGTPLQNNLEELWALLNFLLPNIFNSSEDFSQWFNKPFESNGDNSADEALLSEEENLLIINRLHQVLRPFVLRRLKHKVESELPGKIERLVRCEPSAYQKLLMTRVEDNLGGIGAVKVRSVHNSVMELRNICNHPYLSQLHVEEIEGHLPRHYLPSIVRLCGKLEMLDRLLPKLKATGHRVLLFSTMTRLLDVMEDYLVWKKYQYLRLDGHTSGHERGALIDRFNDPDSPAFIFLLSIRAGGVGVNLQAADTVIIFDTDWNPQVDLQAQARAHRIGQKKEVLVLRLETVRTVEEQVRASAEHKLGVANQSITAGFFDNNTSAEDRREYLESLLRECKKEESAPVLDDDALNNILARSEDEIDIFESIDKQRLDDEMAVWLKVVQDGSVSGLDPSVLPPRLVSDDDLKPFCHAMKIYESSNVKNVKVNVRKKGELGGLDTKHYGRGKRAREVRSYEDQWTEEEFEKLCQAESPDSPQPGGVLKDIDISKESKLEVPAESSIDPKESSIDPVEAKTVPVLAVPDSSPPVPSVPDSSPAKRRRGRPRRSDVSVSPVMSPAKAVQQEAGTTLGSSAPASTIDSAAPTATIHSTGPDVTTHSAAPVAAIKPDIGAEVKATAFVAAVPTATMKPEIGTEVTDHVVLEGSIAKEVGPAVESGHDPVAASAAPHPPAPATSRGRKTQTVETPRRRGRKPKSLSSSSAGDVNINPVVAIGSGPASVGSPYPQGDMPASLMSRFQKDLVTGRPVTSLPEAVKGISAPEGTTPVAEDKHTGTAISSDNASLLMPKIIHNENVGFVQVSSEQVFSASVPTLTAVSGGILKASHILLADKPAEKQSASRRRRKKAPGGEDTGVSTRQRAAMKKSDGIPGTTDNVGADTSTAEKLGAVNVKDGSSLQDTPKELPNINSPPYDKSGYDSQPRTPIAVPISEAALPSGSGNAHVAYSDITPRIPTNPDVQDKPVNLHIGAPLAAATQPEVPCKTGNDHVAVCSVVTTTHSETVTEKPLLNPVSEVANVQVEAPSSSLHNSGKNISTVPSEVNSVAPSKASGRRRKGPASEPRTRSKAATAACERRARLAGPKQTGDARKLEILASPSTAVCVSSVEQQETALAEPLTASVCEPQKNAESHVRGGMSTPTGILDAPKQIATQSITACTEETNNSLSTQTPALPISRESILSMGDKQGVGVDTIHGQTKMVLAAELTSANDEHKLHEVHDKTADGNILQHSAANDTLQDKTDSIAGLDLASRHRIGDLEMEKGDSKTVMLPDCQTPFDASVKDINDTLAPTEADVSDLQSEAAAIDVTSPKQDTMVVEALYTNPGGSASHLPAALQSTDSNQHAERKGSSDNSGSKIFASGKKTEEMEGTLDKNTDHNLIQANANIALGRYSPSEDKREDSCAHVVDGGLLGSKQTLPEVVSAVNTDGSEEALNASSTHSNKDATLVCEVTKDPESHVSVSVLASAAMNAGDDSEEVHNVPSTHSDRGGSMVEVDASRDDATSICEVRKDPESNVSGELSMPVRLAELELELPNQSKSSSQSSAVNADETKASINIQTTSLVESGEQKSPRNGAHELKEGMELAGPKIECTIQMPSPDDKSSEAHSLAQREMVSGAEQASMKDDKENKMVDVTFSSGGEQETQRADVDLPTCPTYADCEGEKDDSPKTILAGSQSFCEASDKDVAPVRDDHTDPQSEVIVVDMNDANQDSAEAEAMQIDSVSKGSSSDLPAALRSTDSNQLAEQVSPCPKEHEKLEETSGEIGGGNSNRSRTDGDSHIMNLVGYSEDSDEDDSIQVADVGDVGSKETTHYDISAVARGAEPGDGPCTEPTCETAVHVHECNADVAISEDGHGTTALGSVQVSTTELKDLESGRCLEHGIGTPVALQEGTAVATEPEAKKEVDEPTQNEDVELAAIKPEAVEHAGTEADPSKEASIPPQEETTAVALVTGPEQNEEADAPTQVEPVAIVPDSMEHASTEVDQSIETSVRLPEKTSVIPGTEPEEKKVEASSQEDNVEAVAAEPEPAGSQENAEVSTKPSPMEIESVQETAMLGEAETRQQLPLPSAEGVVAEASEPPEVTAMKEPELLSTEPAPDGENAKLGEAKAEQLLQQPSSCEAMAAVTGELPSAAGAKTDGTSDVVADESPAVVGEEVLNTETAPDGKNPRPSEADTAQSPPLPEEGKAVAATEPANLEEAEATDGK, from the exons ATGGCTTCATCACAGCATGTTGAAGTGGAGGCTGCGAAGCTACTTCAAAAACTCATTCTGGAATCAAAGGATGAGCCCGCTAAATTAGCAACAAAACTTTATGTG ATATGTCAACATATGAAGTTAAGTGGAAAAGAGCAGTCTCTTCCCTATCAGGTCATATCTAG GGCCATGGAGACTGTTGTAAGTCAACATGGAATTGATATGGATGCACTGCGATCATCACGAGTTCCATTTGCCGGCGGTCCACAAGCAGTAGATTCTAGTGGCGTTAtgtctaaggacaaggagatcaTTGGTGGTCAGTCTTCCATGGTTGGAAGTGATGCATCCCAGAGCAGCGGTCAAGCTGCATTATGGCATTTGCCACCAG ATATGGCAAGGCCTGGGGTGTATATTCCAGGCAGGGTTCCAGCAGGACAAAATAGGGGTGATGTCGCAGGATCTGATATTCATCAAGGCTCCATGTCGCAAAAGAGTGGCAGGTCCTCTGGAGTCGAAAGCCCTGCAAGTCTGCAAATGGAGGACACTAGATCTATGAATTCACATGATTCTTTGAAGTCCGATGAAAAAACAAGCAAGAAAGCTTCCTCTTCCAAGAGAAAAAGGATGGATTCAAAAGCAGCAGGGGATATGCAATCTGAAGAAAACTCAAAATCAGATGGTATCTCAAGTGGACAAAATATTAGAAAAAGGAAACAGGTTGGCAAAGCAGGTGCACAAGGTCAGCCCTCCAGGGGAGCTGAGCCTGAGCAATCACATATACTGCAAGGTGCTACTGCTCAGGTGCCACCCTTACCTGGTGGTGCATCATTTTTCAGGGCTCACCAGGAAGGTCCACCAGCTTCTGCTGGGAGGACTATTGACAATACTAAACCATCAAACCCGTTCGCAATGTCACAAGTTTCAAATTTTGCTGAAGGGCTGGCTTCTGGTAGTATCCCCACTGAGTTGCAGAAAAGTATACTGGGAGGAACAAATATGTTTAACACTGGTTTTGGCTGGAATCAAAGTTCACAAGGTTCAGCTATTAAGAATACTCAAGGTTCTGTTGCCAACTTAATGCGACCAGGAGTTAAGGTTGAAG GGAAAATTAATGTAGGGTCACAAGGAGCTTTTAACCCTACTCCCACATCGCAGATGGATTTTCCCAAAATCCCTCCTTACATGTCTTCCTCCTTTGGAGGTGGCTCACAGTTTCTGGACAAGGGCAAGGATTCGGCTTCTGGCAATACCGGCACTGAACTTCATTCTGCTGCTAAAGTTGGAGTTAACATGGGGATTGTGCAT GGCAGTCCAATGCAAGAAAGGCAAAATATTACCAGAGCACCACAGAGGGCCGAATCATCTTTGCAAGAAGCCAGATTGTCTTCGCTCCCGAATAGAAATGTTGGGCCATATCAAACGTCTCACATCTCTCCAAACACACCTTTCAAAGAACAACAGTTAAAGCAGCTCCGAGCACAGTGCTTAGTATTTCTTGCATTCAG AAATAATATGCAGCCCAGAAAGGTGCACCTTGAAATTGCCTTAGGTGGAGGCCCCACTGCAGAGG GTGGCGGCGCGGGTCAGGGAGGTAACGAGAGCAGAGTGGCTGATGGTTCTGTAAGGGAAAACGGAAACAGTCAGGAAAACTCTGCTATTTTCGGCAGCCAAAGTGATATGTCTAGACTCCCATCCACATCTGCAGGCAGCATTGCAGAGGCTGACTCTTCACTGAAGGACTCGGAAATTAAGAAGAAGATCAATATAGCTGAACATGAGAAGTCATCGATGGAAATGGAAAATATCCAGCAAGCTGTTATGCAGGGAACTGGTTCAAGTTCTGAAATGCGCTCCCAAGAAATAGCATCCCCTGTGCCATCTGGACCACAGCAGTCATACTTTCAGGGAGATAAAAGAAGAAATGCCCCTGAGGCCTACAGGACGGATGCAGAAAATTTGAACAGGAATTTAAGTTTCGGAGGCCAGGGACCATCTTCTTTGGGTGGTAATAGACAACATCCAAATTTTGAAGCTGCTGTTTTGACCAAAGATCGATTACAGGATGAAGCATCTAAAGAATCATATCCACCTTCGAGGCTTCATCACATGCCTATCGATGGTTACAACTCCAATTTACCAGGAAAGGATCTAACTCCAGATACAGATAGAAATGAGGTTGAACATTGTACCCAGATGGGGGAGATGTCTGATCGATCAGCTGATGAAGGAGATGACGATCTATTTGAGCATGATGATTTTGCATCAACTCCTCCAAAATACACAATGACTGAAAAATGGATCGTGGATTATCAAAAGAGAAAATATGGAGAAAATGAAAAGAAGGTATTAGAGCAGCAGAGCGCACATAAAAGGATGTCAGCATCCTATCAGAAGTTAAAG GAAAGTGTTAGTTCATCTGAAGATCTTACTGCAAAGACAAAGAGTGTCATTGaattgaaaaagcttcaacttctCTCACTTCAACGTCGTGTGCGCAG TGAATTCTTGTCAGACTTTTTCAAGCCTAATACAGCTGATTTGGAGCGTGTAAAAGCAGTAAAGAAACACCGGCATGGACGCCGTGTGAAACAGCTTGAAAAAATTGAACAGAAAATgaaggaggaaaggcaaaaaagaatACGTGAGAGGCAAAAAGAGTTCTTTGCTGATATAGAGTCTCACAG AGAGAGACTGGAGGATAGTTTCAAGGCTAAAAGAGAGCGTCTAAAGGGTTTCAATCGATATATAAAAGAGTTCCACAAGAGGAAAGAGCGAATTCATCGGGAGAAGCTGGATAGGATCCAGCGGGAGAAAATTAACTTGCTTAAGAACAATGACGTTGAAGGGTATCTTAGGATGGTCCAG GATGCAAAATCTGACCGTGTTAAGCAACTACTACGAGAGACTGAGAAATATCTACAGAAACTTGGGGCCAAATTACGAGGTGACAGCTCAATGGATGGCCGTTCTTATGTTTCTGGTAAGGGCGTCACTGCAAACGATGTTGAAGACGAGAGCTACCAGCCACAG AATTATCTTGAGAGCAACGAGAAGTACTATCAGTTGGCCCACAG tGTGAAGGAGATTGTAAATGACCAGCCTACTTATCTTAATGGTGGGAAATTGCGGGA GTACCAGATGAACGGTTTGCGTTGGCTGGTTTCATTGTACAATAATAATTTGAATGGAATTTTAGCTGACGAGATGGGGCTTGGTAAAACAGTTCAA GTAATCTCTTTGTTGTGCTACCTTATGGAAACAAAAAATGACCGGGGCCCATTTCTTGTGGTTGTACCATCCTCTGTTCTTTCTGGATGGGTATCTGAACTCAACTTCTGGGCACCTAGTATAAATAAAATTGCTTATTTTGGTCCTCCAGAAGAAAGGCGCAGACTGTTCAA AGAGATGATTGTTCAACAGAAGTTCAATGTTCTTTTGACAACATATGAGTACTTGATGAACAAACATGATAGGCCAAAACTAAGCAAAATACAGTGGCACTATATAATAATCGATGAAGGGCACCGCATAAAGAATGCGTCTTGTAAGCTCAATGCTGATCTGAAGCTTTATCGGAGTTCTCATCGGCTATTGTTGACAGGAACACCTCTGCAG AATAATCTTGAGGAGCTGTGGGCACTTTTGAACTTTCTGTTGCCCAATATATTTAACTCATCCGAAGATTTCTCTCAGTGGTTTAACAAACCATTTGAAAGCAATGGTGATAACTCAGCTGATGAG GCCTTACTTTCAGAGGAGGAAAACTTGCTGATCATAAACCGTCTTCACCAAGTTCTTCGGCCCTTTGTACTCCGAAGACTTAAGCATAAG GTTGAAAGTGAATTGCCAGGGAAGATTGAAAGACTTGTAAGATGCGAGCCATCAGCTTATCAGAAACTTCTGATGACAAGGGTGGAAGACAACCTTGGTGGAATTGGAGCAGTTAAG GTTCGCTCGGTGCACAATTCTGTCATGGAATTGAGGAACATATGCAACCATCCATACCTTAGCCAGCTTCATGTTGAGGAG ATTGAGGGTCATCTACCTAGGCACTACCTGCCATCTATTGTGAGGCTGTGTGGGAAACTTGAGATGTTGGACAGATTGCTACCCAAACTCAAAGCTACTGGCCATAGG GTTCTACTTTTTTCTACAATGACAAGATTGCTTGATGTGATGGAGGATTATCTGGTATGGAAAAAGTATCAGTACCTTCGGTTAGATGGACACACTTCTGGGCATGAGAGAGGAGCACTTATTGATAGATTTAATGATCCTGATTCTCCAGCTTTCATTTTTCTGCTAAG TATCCGAGCAGGAGGCGTTGGTGTCAATCTTCAAGCAGCTGATACTGTCATCATATTTGATACTGATTGGAATCCTCAG GTTGACTTGCAAGCACAGGCTAGAGCCCACAGAATTGGTCAAAAGAAGGAGGTTCTTGTTTTACGTTTAGAAACT GTCCGAACTGTAGAAGAGCAAGTCAGGGCTTCGGCAGAACATAAATTAGGCGTTGCTAATCAGAGTATAACTGCTGGATTTTTCGACAACAACACAAG TGCTGAAGATCGGAGGGAGTATCTTGAGTCACTTCTACGTGAGTGTAAAAAGGAAGAATCAGCTCCAGTGTTAGATGATGATGCTCTGAATAATATTCTTGCCCGCAG CGAAGATGAGATCGACATATTTGAATCTATTGACAAGCAAAGACTAGATGATGAAATG GCTGTATGGCTAAAGGTTGTTCAGGATGGTTCAGTTAGTGGGCTAGACCCCTCAGTATTGCCACCCCGCCTTGTGTCTGATGATGATCTGAAGCCCTTCTGTCATGCTATGAAGATTTACGAGTCTTCAAATGTAAAAAATGTGAAGGTAAATGTGAGGAAGAAGGGCGAGCTTGGCGGCCTTGATACAAAGCATTACGGAAGGGGAAAACGTGCTCGTGAG GTCCGGTCTTATGAGGATCAATGGACCGAagaagaatttgaaaaactttgTCAGGCTGAATCTCCTGACTCACCTCAACCTGGTGGTGTATTGAAGGATATAGATATCTCTAAAGAGAGTAAGTTGGAGGTACCTGCAGAAAGTTCAATAGACCCAAAAGAAAGTTCAATAGATCCAGTCGAAGCCAAAACGGTGCCAGTCCTGGCTGTTCCAGACTCCTCACCACCAGTCCCGTCTGTTCCAGACTCCTCACCAGCAAAGCGGCGAAGAGGTAGACCTAGAAGGTCAGACGTTTCAGTATCTCCTGTTATGTCCCCAGCAAAAGCTGTCCAACAAGAGGCAGGAACTACACTTGGCAGTTCTGCACCAGCAAGTACCATCGATTCTGCAGCACCAACTGCTACCATCCATTCTACTGGTCCAGATGTTACCACCCATTCTGCTGCACCAGTTGCTGCCATCAAACCAGATAttggtgcagaagttaaggctacTGCTTTTGTTGCTGCTGTACCAACTGCTACCATGAAACCCGAGATTGGTACTGAAGTTACGGACCATGTTGTTTTGGAAGGGTCTATAGCAAAGGAAGTTGGTCCGGCGGTAGAGAGCGGTCATGACCCAGTAGCTGCCAGTGCAGCCCCTCATCCACCAGCTCCTGCTACATCTAGAGGCAGAAAGACCCAAACAGTTGAAACCCCTCGCAGACGAGGCCGAAAACCAAAATCTCTTTCCTCATCTAGTGCTGGTGATGTTAATATAAACCCTGTGGTTGCAATTGGTAGTGGACCTGCTTCTGTGGGTTCTCCATATCCTCAAGGGGATATGCCTGCAAGTCTCATGTCAAGATTTCAGAAGGATTTGGTTACAGGTAGGCCTGTTACGTCATTGCCAGAGGCAGTTAAGGGCATCTCCGCCCCTGAAGGTACGACACCTGTTGCCGAAGATAAACACACTGGAACTGCAATAAGCTCGGACAATGCCAGCTTACTAATGCCAAAGATCATTCACAACGAAAATGTTGGATTTGTTCAAGTGAGCTCTGAGCAAGTTTTTTCTGCATCAGTACCTACTTTAACTGCCGTCTCAGGTGGAATATTGAAAGCATCACATATTCTCTTGGCAGATAAGCCTGCCGAGAAGCAAAGTGCTTCACGCCGTCGCAGAAAGAAAGCGCCTGGTGGTGAGGATACTGGAGTAAGCACTAGGCAAAGAGCAGCTATGAAGAAATCTGATGGTATTCCTGGTACCACTGACAATGTTGGTGCGGACACGAGCACAGCTGAGAAGCTAGGAGCAGTGAATGTAAAAGATGGCAGTTCACTTCAAGATACTCCCAAGGAATTACCAAATATAAACTCTCCTCCATATGACAAGTCTGGGTATGACTCTCAACCAAGAACACCTATAGCAGTTCCCATTAGTGAAGCTGCACTTCCTAGTGGTTCCGGTAATGCCCATGTTGCTTATTCTGATATAACTCCTAGGATACCTACCAATCCTGATGTTCAAGATAAACCAGTAAATCTGCACATAGGAGCACCTCTAGCGGCAGCCACACAACCTGAAGTGCCATGTAAGACAGGGAATGACCATGTTGCAGTGTGTTCTGTGGTCACTACCACACATTCTGAAACGGTTACTGAAAAACCATTGCTAAATCCTGTTAGTGAAGTAGCAAATGTCCAGGTCGAAGCACCTAGTTCTTCACTTCATAATTCAGGTAAGAACATCAGTACAGTGCCTTCAGAGGTCAATAGTGTCGCTCCCAGTAAGGCATCAGGTAGGAGGAGGAAAGGTCCTGCCTCTGAACCACGCACCAGAAGTAAAGCCGCAACAGCTGCATGTGAACGTCGTGCTCGACTAGCTGGACCAAAGCAGACAGGTGATGCGAGAAAATTAGAAATATTGGCAAGCCCAAGCACGGCGGTTTGTGTTTCTTCAGTTGAGCAACAGGAAACCGCCCTGGCAGAGCCTCTCACCGCTTCTGTCTGCGAACCGCAGAAGAATGCTGAGAGTCATGTACGTGGTGGAATGTCTACTCCGACGGGGATACTAGATGCCCCAAAGCAAATTGCTACCCAGTCAATTACAGCATGTACTGAAGAAACAAATAACAGTCTAAGCACCCAGACTCCTGCACTTCCCATATCCAGAGAAAGTATTCTTTCCATGGGTGACAAGcaag GTGTTGGAGTTGATACCATACATGGACAAACAAAGATGGTTTTGGCTGCAGAACTGACATCTGCAAATGATGAACATAAGCTGCATGAAGTACATGATAAGACTGCTGATGGTAATATACTCCAACACAGTGCGGCAAATGACACACTCCAGGATAAAACTGATAGCATTGCTGGTTTGGACCTAGCCTCTCGTCATAGAATTGGTGATTTGGAAATGGAGAAGGGTGATTCTAAAACAGTGATGTTACCAGACTGCCAAACCCCTTTTGATGCCTCAGTTAAGGATATTAACGATACTCTTGCCCCCACAGAAGCTGATGTCAGTGATCTGCAAAGTGAGGCTGCTGCTATTGATGTGACTAGTCCTAAGCAAGATACTATGGTAGTTGAAGCACTTTACACTAATCCTGGAGGTTCTGCTAGTCATCTGCCTGCTGCTTTACAATCAACGGACTCAAACCAGCATGCAGAACGGAAAGGAAGTTCAGATAACAGTGGCTCTAAAATTTTTGCATCTGGGaagaaaacagaggaaatggaAGGAACTTTGGATAAGAATACGGATCACAATCTTATTCAGGCAAATGCCAATATAGCTTTAGGAAGATATTCTCCTTCAGAGGACAAAAGAGAGGACAGTTGTGCCCATGTAGTTGATGGTGGGCTGTTGGGAAGCAAACAAACTCTTCCTGAAGTCGTTTCTGCTGTAAACACTGATGGCTCTGAGGAAGCACTCAATGCTTCGTCTACCCACTCGAATAAAGATGCCACCTTGGTTTGTGAAGTAACAAAGGATCCTGAGAGTCATGTATCAGTGTCTGTACTGGCCTCTGCTGCTATGAACGCTGGTGATGACTCTGAGGAAGTTCACAATGTTCCATCCACCCATTCTGATAGAGGGGGCAGCATGGTAGAAGTTGACGCGTCTAGAGATGATGCTACCTCTATTTGCGAAGTACGCAAGGATCCTGAGAGTAATGTATCTGGTGAGTTGTCGATGCCAGTACGGTTAGCGGAGCTTGAGTTAGAACTGCCAAACCAATCCAAATCTTCTAGCCAGTCTAGCGCAGTAAATGCTGATGAGACAAAGGCCAGTATCAACATTCAGACTACTTCATTGGTAGAATCAGGAGAACAAAAATCACCCAGAAATGGTGCACATG AGTTGAAAGAAgggatggagttggctgggcctaaGATTGAGTGCACCATACAAATGCCGAGTCCCGATGATAAGA GTTCTGAGGCTCATAGTTTGGCACAACGGGAGATGGTTTCGGGTGCAGAACAAGCATCTATGAAAG ATGATAAAGAAAACAAGATGGTTGATGTTACATTTTCGTCTGGTGGGGAACAAGAAACACAGCGAGCTGATGTAGACTTGCCCACATGTCCAACATATGCAGATTGTGAGGGTGAAAAGGACGATTCCCCTAAAACTATTTTGGCAGGCAGCCAATCTTTTTGTGAAGCCTCAGATAAGGACGTTGCCCCAGTGAGAGATGATCACACTGATCCGCAAAGTGAAGTTATTGTTGTTGATATGAATGATGCCAACCAAGACTCTGCTGAAGCGGAAGCTATGCAGATTGATAGTGTCTCCAAAGGATCTTCAAGTGATTTGCCTGCTGCTTTACGATCGACCGATTCAAATCAGCTGGCAGAACAAGTATCTCCTTGTCCGAAAGAACATGAGAAATTGGAAGAAACTTCTGGTGAAATTGGTGGTGGCAATTCCAATCGTAGTCGGACTGATGGTGATTCTCATATTATGAATCTAGTTGGTTATTCGGAAGACTCAGATGAGGACGATTCTATCCAGGTAGCTGATGTTGGTGATGTGGGAAGTAAAGAAACCACTCATTATGACATCTCAGCTGTCGCTAGAGGAGCAGAACCAGGAGATGGACCCTGCACAGAGCCTACTTGTGAAACTGCTGTTCATGTGCACGAATGCAATGCGGACGTTGCTATTTCTGAGGATGGTCATGGCACAACGGCCCTTGGCAGCGTCCAAGTGTCTACGACAGAACTAAAGGATTTGGAGAGTGGAAGATGTCTAGAACATGGAATAG GAACCCCTGTGGCTCTTCAGGAGGGAACTGCTGTCGCTACAGAACCAGAAGCAAAGAAAGAGGTCGACGAACCTACTCAAAATGAAGATGTTGAGCTGGCTGCCATAAAGCCAGAGGCGGTGGAGCATGCTGGTACAGAGGCCGATCCAAGTAAAGAAGCATCTATACCTCCTCAAGAGGAAACCACTGCTGTAGCCTTGGTTACAGGACCGGAACAAAATGAAGAAGCAGATGCACCTACTCAAGTCGAACCAGTTGCTATAGTGCCAGATTCCATGGAGCATGCTAGTACCGAAGTTGATCAAAGTATAGAAACATCTGTGCGTCTCCCAGAAAAAACTTCTGTTATACCTGGTACGGAACCAGAAGAGAAGAAAGTAGAGGCATCCTCCCAAGAGGATAATGTTGAAGCAGTTGCTGCAGAGCCAGAACCTGCTGGATCCCAGGAAAATGCAGAAGTTTCTACCAAGCCTAGTCCTATGGAGATAGAGTCGGTTCAGGAAACAGCTATGCTGGGAGAAGCTGAAACCAGGCAGCAACTGCCACTTCCGTCTGCCGAGGGCGTGGTAGCCGAGGCTAGTGAACCTCCAGAGGTGACTGCTATGAAGGAACCAGAGTTGCTGAGCACTGAACCAGCACCCGATGGTGAAAATGCTAAGCTTGGAGAAGCCAAAGCTGAACAGCTGTTGCAGCAACCTTCATCCTGCGAGGCtatggcagcagtcacaggagagCTTCCTAGCGCAGCGGGAGCGAAAACGGATGGAACTTCAGACGTGGTGGCTGATGAGTCTCCTGCTGTCGTGGGAGAGGAGGTGCTCAACACTGAAACTGCACCTGATGGTAAAAATCCAAGGCCGAGCGAGGCTGATACGGCGCAGTCGCCACCTTTGCCTGAAGAGGGCAAGGCCGTTGCAGCTACCGAGCCTGCCAACCTTGAGGAGGCGGAGGCTACTGATGGGAAGTAG